Below is a genomic region from Gillisia sp. Hel_I_86.
AAACTAATGCTTTCATTTTTTTAATAATTTTTATAGTTAATAATTCATCTTAATTTATTAATATTCAGTTATTTATAAGTGTTTTACGACATCGAACATACACTGCGGTTCTCCTTTTGTACTTGTATGTTTTATGGCTTCCACATGTTTCTGCACTTCATTGAAACCACAACAACGGTATCTCTTCAGAAATACCCCGCTTTTACCTGTTCCATACATTTCTGCACGTAAATATATCAAGTAATGAAAATATTGTAAATGACCCTGGTCATTTTACATGCTTACATACGTAATTATAGCTGAGTTTAAGATTTAAATCTTTCTCTTGGCATAAATTGAATTTGACCTTACTTAGAAATAGCCCAAAAAAATTATATGAACTGACTGTAAAAAAGACTTTAGGAAAGAGCAAATGGGGATGACCCATAATCCATATATATTACAACGATCATATTTGCCATTTTTCTTGTACAATTATTTTGAATCGAAAGTTTTATCCACAAAATCGGATCCTTGTAAAAACAGTTGATTTGTTATTGGACAGGATCAGAAAGGATATTTTTTGTTGTATGTTGACGAATTTTTGGGGAAGATACTTTTAAATCAAATAGCATGGGGCATGCTAGGTACTAGCCAGTATATATAGTATGCCAATTAAAATAACACTTCCAAAAGCATAGCCCACCATTTTGCCTGTTTTTTTTTAATAAATATCACTATACCAAGTTTAACCAACATATTGCTCATGGTAGCAGGTATGATAACCGATGCAGCAAGTTGCAGCTTTTCACCATCCAAGGAAAACTTTGCCAAACTAATGGTAATGGCATCGGTATCTGCCAAGCCTGCAATGAATGCCGAATAGTACAAACCACGCTCTCCAAAAAATTGATTGCTATAGAAAACCGTAAAAAGAATAAGCAGATATATTGCACCAAACCCAATAGCATTTAGTATGTTTAAGCGATTGCCAAGCTTAATATTGATATCGGGTTTATTATCATCCTTTCTAGTTAATGGTAAAGTGGCTATTATACAAGCCAAGGTTAATAATCCAAAGGGTATCGCTATATATTTTAAAATTTCATATAAGGGCAAGTCTGGGAACATAATTGCCGAGGCCACAATTATACCTGTGCTATATTTATTAGCCAATTCTGGCGATTCCATGCTTTTTTGAGGCATAGTGCCACGCTACTGAAGTGATGGATATGAGTCCGCCAAGAATGGTTGTTATTGTAATGCCTTTTTTAGAACCTTCAAATTTTACCAAAAAGTAGCCAATAAAATTTATAAGAGAACCCATGACGATGGTGGAACCTATTTCAAAAGAATTCAATAAACCATTTGGGCCAAAAGTTTTGTTTGGTAAAAAAAGAAGTATCAGCAATGCAATTATTGAGAATTTTATAAAGGCAAAGAGTTCTTCGGAAGTAATATTACTTATAACCGTATGAAATCTGGTTTTAAGGGAAAGTAAAGTTACTATAACAACAGCCGTAGCTACTGCCTCTCTATAGAATGCTGCGGCCACCATTACGCCCAATATAAAGATGGCTATTAATGCTAAATTGGTGGTGAGGCCTTGACCATATTCTTCATGTTTTTGTGAAAAATGGTACAGGGCCAAAAACAAAATAAAACAGCCCAAGCCAATAATGACCAACCAAGTAGTAAATTGCGCTGTGAGGTTTCCCAAAGAAAACCCTGGAATGGTTACAATAGGGAAGGTGCGAATGCCTGCAAATCCTTTCTCTTTAAGTTTATCAAACTCTCGTTCTAAACCAATAATAAGCCCTACGCCTGTGCCAATTAAAAACACCAAGCATGTAGGAACCGATTAATGCAATGAGTTCTGGGTATGTTTGCATTTGGTTTTAAAAATTTCCTTTGGTAAAAGCCAGAATGAGGTGCTACATGTACTTTTCAAGAAACCTAAAAAACTCCTTTTTAAGTTCGGCATAAATATGTCTTTGCGTTTCTATGTGATTTCTAAACTCAATATGTTGTTTTGCCAATTGTGTATCTAGGGCATCTGTAGCGGTTTTGCTTCTTCCAGCAATATATATATCATGTTTTTCAATGGTTTCTTCTAAATCTTCAATAACACCTCCATGAAGGATAAATTGATTTTGATAGTGCTCTAGTTGTGCTAGCACTTGCTTATCTTCCCAACGTGTTACTAGTTCACTTAACCTATTGTTAAAAGATTTCAACTCGTCTTTCCAAAAATCGAGTTCCCCTTTCCATTGTTGGTGTTCAAAATGCATATTGTCGTCGTATAAAACTTTTGTTTTCATTATAATGTGTCTTTAGCATTTATTTTATAAAGATTGTGTTTTGGTAGCTTAGTTAAAATGGTTTTTAAGTGGCTCTTTCTTGATATATATTTCTGCTTCTTCTTTATTTACGATCGCTATTTTCTCAATCCCGCATTGTGGCAACAACCCTTTTTTCTAAATAGGACCAACTTATTTCTTTAGTCGATGTAGAATTTAAAACGGTAAAAAAACAAATAGGACAACAATGAACAACATGTATAACCAAAATTATTTTGAAGGTGATTTGGGTTTTTTGTCCTTTGTTTTATTAGCAAATGGTTTGTTGCTGTTGTTCATTAGTTTTTCAATACTATAAATTGATTGAAAGCTTCCATCGCCTCACAACCATATACCACGGCAGGCTCACCTCCCATCATCACAGCTACCTCCATGGTTTCCATAATTTCTTCTGAACGGGCTCTAACTTCATGAGGTCTTAAGATTTAAAAGCTTAGGCGCTATTGTGCTCATTTTAAAATAATCAAGATTATATATTTTCAAAATTATTTGAAAGTAGCATCATTCAAAATGATCCAAGTCATTTGCAATGGATTATCCATACATTTTCTTTATAGTATAAAATGATTTGTCAGGAAAAATATTAAGTTTCTTTAGTTACTATTAATATTTATTTTGATCATGGCAAGTTGTGGTCCCATAGTTGTAACCTCAAGACCAAACCATCCTCCACTACCATGGTTTTATCCCAATAGGGTAGAAGAGGTGCGTTATGTGTACTTCCCAGAACACTCCATCTATTATGATTTCGCTGAGCAATTATTTGTATTTGGAAAATGGTATTTGGGTGCGTGTTAAAGTGCTGCCACTCCAATTCCACCATATAAATTTAGACCGTAGCAAACATGTACGGGTTATAGAAATGATAATATACGGGACTACCATAATGAAAACAATACAAAAAGAGGTAGCTCCAATATAAGCAGTGGCACTAGGAGTAGAAGGAATTAATTTAGCAGCTCAAAGGATAGTTTTGCAATTTCCAGTTCCTCATTGGTGGGGATAACCAATATTTTAACTTTGGAAGAAGGGGTATGGATTTCCCGCCACTCTTTGGATTTAACTTCGTTTTTAACTTCATCCAATTCAATTTCAAAGTAGTCCATATCTGTACATACCAGTTTTCGAATCGTACTTGAATTCTCGCCAATTCCAGCAGTAAAAACAATGGCATCCAGACCGTTCATTGCGGCAACATAAGCACCAATATATTTTTTAATGCGATAAGCGTTCATTGCTAGGGCTAGGACGCAATTTCTATTACCTTTTTCAGCTTCAGCCTCGATCTCCCTTAAATCTGCGTGTCCAGTTAGTCCCAACATTCCACTTTTATTAGTGAGCAGGTTTTTGACCTCATCCAAACCATAGCCCAAATTATTGACCAAATGAAAAATGATGGCATGATCTATATCGCCACTTCTGGTTCCCATTATTAATCCATTGGAAGGAGTGAACCCCAAACTGTGATCTATGCTTTTTCCATTCACAACCGCCGTCATACTACAGCCGTTGCCCAAATGAACGCTTATTATTTTGGATGTTTTGAGTCCCAAATATTCAATCGCCTTTTCAGAAACATATTGGTGGCTCGTTCCATGGAAACCATATACCTGTATGCCCTGTTCTTGATAAAGATGGTTTGGAATTGCGTACTTTTTAGCCTTCTCTGGAATGGTTTGATGAAAAGCAGTATCAAAAACCGCAATTTGTTGTGCCGAAGGAAAAAATTCTTCAGCAACTAGGATACCTTCAAGATTACCAGGATTGTGCAATGGGGCCAAAGCAGCATATTCTTTAATTTTTTTCTTTACTTCAGCAGTTATTATAGTGGTATTTGAAAATGAATTTCCTCCATGTACCACGCGGTGACCAACTGCCTCGATTTCGCTGGTATCCTGAATTACTCCATTTTTCTCATCCAGCAATAAATCCACAATTTTGTGCAGCCC
It encodes:
- a CDS encoding DUF4010 domain-containing protein, whose product is MESPELANKYSTGIIVASAIMFPDLPLYEILKYIAIPFGLLTLACIIATLPLTRKDDNKPDINIKLGNRLNILNAIGFGAIYLLILFTVFYSNQFFGERGLYYSAFIAGLADTDAITISLAKFSLDGEKLQLAASVIIPATMSNMLVKLGIVIFIKKKQAKWWAMLLEVLF
- a CDS encoding MgtC/SapB family protein — its product is MFLIGTGVGLIIGLEREFDKLKEKGFAGIRTFPIVTIPGFSLGNLTAQFTTWLVIIGLGCFILFLALYHFSQKHEEYGQGLTTNLALIAIFILGVMVAAAFYREAVATAVVIVTLLSLKTRFHTVISNITSEELFAFIKFSIIALLILLFLPNKTFGPNGLLNSFEIGSTIVMGSLINFIGYFLVKFEGSKKGITITTILGGLISITSVAWHYASKKHGIARIG
- a CDS encoding acetate/propionate family kinase is translated as MNILIINAGSSSIKFQLIQMPSETLLCSGLVERIGHKDAILNYKTKTAHLQETDNIKTHSQGLHKIVDLLLDEKNGVIQDTSEIEAVGHRVVHGGNSFSNTTIITAEVKKKIKEYAALAPLHNPGNLEGILVAEEFFPSAQQIAVFDTAFHQTIPEKAKKYAIPNHLYQEQGIQVYGFHGTSHQYVSEKAIEYLGLKTSKIISVHLGNGCSMTAVVNGKSIDHSLGFTPSNGLIMGTRSGDIDHAIIFHLVNNLGYGLDEVKNLLTNKSGMLGLTGHADLREIEAEAEKGNRNCVLALAMNAYRIKKYIGAYVAAMNGLDAIVFTAGIGENSSTIRKLVCTDMDYFEIELDEVKNEVKSKEWREIHTPSSKVKILVIPTNEELEIAKLSFELLN